The Pogona vitticeps strain Pit_001003342236 chromosome 3, PviZW2.1, whole genome shotgun sequence genome includes a window with the following:
- the TAB3 gene encoding TGF-beta-activated kinase 1 and MAP3K7-binding protein 3 isoform X4: protein MAQSSQQLDMQVLHDLRQRFPEIPESVVSQCMLQNNNNLDACCRVLAQESNKYLYMEYHSPDDTRMNRNRLLHINLGIHPHTCYHGGDGAQLNGGRTLVHSSSDGHIDPQQTGGKQLICLVQEPHSAPAVVAASPSYNPFFMNDQNRNAATPPPQPPQQPSSIQPGMNTSAMQGPPPPPTYMHIPRYSTNPITVTVSQNLPSGQSVPRALQILPPIPSNPYGNPGSLYIRQTSQGSSGRQTPTQSTQWHSSPQGPIPHYSPHPLPIYPHQPNYQPSQYSPKQPQIPQSPFRSPPASQCPSPFGSPQHQVQPTQVGHQSSLVFMPPSPSTVLPHSYQQTPQTYQKPGGHSVSYLPYGGPSLSKGSMNKIEITVEPPQRPGTAVNRSPSPISSQPSQRNQHPLYAPGTTPSGSPSRSMSGQPKPPYSVNPVYITYTQPTGPAGVLTQSPRVMVSQPNPAVFKITVGRAPAENLLNLVDQEERSAAPEPIQPISVVPGSGGERGSHKYQRSSSSGSDDYAYTQALLLHQRARMERLAKELKLENEELEKLKSEVNGMEHDLMQRRLRRPEEMTRLRSMNRQLQINVDCTQKEIDLLQSRGNFDPKATSNFYDHIEPGPVVPPKPWKKDRQSNSKQALRSQPRDEDFEGSPWNCDSCTFLNHPALNRCEQCEMPRYA from the exons ATGGCGCAAAGCAGCCAGCAGCTTGACATGCAGGTACTCCATGACCTCCGGCAGCGTTTCCCTGAGATTCCAGAAAGTGTGGTATCTCAGTGCATGCTCCAG AACAACAATAACCTCGATGCTTGTTGTCGAGTTCTTGCACAAGAAAGTAACAAATACCTGTACATGGAGTACCACAGCCCAGATGACACCCGAATGAACAGGAATCGCCTTCTGCATATTAACCTGGGTATCCATCCTCATACCTGTTATCATGGAGGGGATGGTGCTCAACTTAATGGTGGCCGTACACTGGTACATAGTTCAAGTGATGGACATATTGACCCCCAACAGACAGGAGGTAAACAGCTCATATGTTTAGTTCAAGAACCACATTCTGCTCCAGCTGTTGTGGCAGCTTCTCCCAGCTACAATCCATTTTTTATGAATGACCAGAATAGAAATGCAGCTACTCCTCCTCCACAACCACCTCAGCAACCTTCTTCCATACAACCTGGAATGAATACATCTGCTATGcaaggccctcctcctcctcctacgtATATGCACATACCTCGGTACAGCACAAACCCTATAACTGTTACAGTTTCACAGAACCTCCCTTCTGGACAGTCTGTACCCAGAGCTTTACAAATTCTTCCTCCAATTCCAAGCAATCCTTATGGGAATCCTGGTTCTCTCTACATTAGGCAGACATCTCAAGGTTCTTCAGGACGACAGACCCCTACTCAGAGTACACAGTGGCATTCGTCACCACAAGGTCCAATTCCACATTATAGTCCACATCCACTACCTATCTACCCACACCAACCAAACTATCAACCTTCTCAGTATTCTCCAAAACAGCCCCAGATTCCTCAGTCACCTTTTCGATCACCACCTGCTTCTCAATGTCCTTCTCCTTTTGGCTCGCCTCAGCATCAAGTTCAGCCTACTCAAGTAGGCCATCAGAGTTCCCTTGTGTTTATGCCTCCTAGTCCTTCAACTGTGCTACCCCATTCATATCAACAAACACCCCAGACGTATCAAAAGCCAGGTGGACACTCTGTATCTTATCTCCCATATGGTGGACCTAGTTTATCTAAAGGCTCCATGAACAAGATAGAAATTACTGTTGAGCCTCCACAAAGACCTGGGACTGCAGTTAATAGAAGTCCTTCACCAATAAGTAGCCAACCATCCCAACGGAACCAGCACCCGCTGTATGCACCTGGCACTACTCCATCAGGTTCTCCTTCTAGAAGTATGTCAGGTCAACCCAAACCTCCTTACAGTGTTAATCCTGTATATATAACATATACGCAACCAACTGGACCGGCAGGTGTGCTCACACAGTCCCCACGAGTGATGGTATCTCAGCCAAatccagcagtttttaaaatcacagtagGCCGAGCACCAGCTGAGAACCTTTTAAATTTAGTGGACCAAGAGGAACGTTCTGCAGCACCAGAACCTATACAGCCCATTTCTGTTGTACCAGGATCTGGAGGTGAAAGAGGAAGCCATAAGTATCAGAGGAGTTCCAGTTCTGGATCAGATGACTATGCTTATACTCAAG CCTTGCTGTTACACCAACGTGCAAGGATGGAGAGGCTAGCAAAGGAACTGAAGCTTGAAAATGAGGAGCTGGAGAAACTTAAAAGTGAAGTGAATGGCATGGAACATGATCTCATGCAAAGGCGACTGAGAAGA CCTGAGGAAATGACCAGATTGAGAAGCATGAACAGGCAGCTCCAGATAAATGTTGACTGTACACAGAAAGAAATTGACCTTCTTCAATCTAGAG GGAATTTTGACCCGAAAGCCACAAGCAATTTTTATGACCATATAGAGCCTGGTCCTGTTGTGCCACCAAAGCCATGGAAAAAAG ACCGTCAGAGCAACTCCAAGCAAGCTTTGCGATCACAACCAAGAGATGAAGACTTTGAAGGATCACCATGGAATTGTGACAGCTGTACATTTTTGAATCACCCAGCACTGAATCGCTGTGAACAGTGTGAAATGCCGCGGTATGCTTGA
- the TAB3 gene encoding TGF-beta-activated kinase 1 and MAP3K7-binding protein 3 isoform X2 — MAQSSQQLDMQVLHDLRQRFPEIPESVVSQCMLQNNNNLDACCRVLAQESNKYLYMEYHSPDDTRMNRNRLLHINLGIHPHTCYHGGDGAQLNGGRTLVHSSSDGHIDPQQTGGKQLICLVQEPHSAPAVVAASPSYNPFFMNDQNRNAATPPPQPPQQPSSIQPGMNTSAMQGPPPPPTYMHIPRYSTNPITVTVSQNLPSGQSVPRALQILPPIPSNPYGNPGSLYIRQTSQGSSGRQTPTQSTQWHSSPQGPIPHYSPHPLPIYPHQPNYQPSQYSPKQPQIPQSPFRSPPASQCPSPFGSPQHQVQPTQVGHQSSLVFMPPSPSTVLPHSYQQTPQTYQKPGGHSVSYLPYGGPSLSKGSMNKIEITVEPPQRPGTAVNRSPSPISSQPSQRNQHPLYAPGTTPSGSPSRSMSGQPKPPYSVNPVYITYTQPTGPAGVLTQSPRVMVSQPNPAVFKITVGRAPAENLLNLVDQEERSAAPEPIQPISVVPGSGGERGSHKYQRSSSSGSDDYAYTQALLLHQRARMERLAKELKLENEELEKLKSEVNGMEHDLMQRRLRRVSCTTSIPTPEEMTRLRSMNRQLQINVDCTQKEIDLLQSRGNFDPKATSNFYDHIEPGPVVPPKPWKKDRQSNSKQALRSQPRDEDFEGSPWNCDSCTFLNHPALNRCEQCEMPRYA, encoded by the exons ATGGCGCAAAGCAGCCAGCAGCTTGACATGCAGGTACTCCATGACCTCCGGCAGCGTTTCCCTGAGATTCCAGAAAGTGTGGTATCTCAGTGCATGCTCCAG AACAACAATAACCTCGATGCTTGTTGTCGAGTTCTTGCACAAGAAAGTAACAAATACCTGTACATGGAGTACCACAGCCCAGATGACACCCGAATGAACAGGAATCGCCTTCTGCATATTAACCTGGGTATCCATCCTCATACCTGTTATCATGGAGGGGATGGTGCTCAACTTAATGGTGGCCGTACACTGGTACATAGTTCAAGTGATGGACATATTGACCCCCAACAGACAGGAGGTAAACAGCTCATATGTTTAGTTCAAGAACCACATTCTGCTCCAGCTGTTGTGGCAGCTTCTCCCAGCTACAATCCATTTTTTATGAATGACCAGAATAGAAATGCAGCTACTCCTCCTCCACAACCACCTCAGCAACCTTCTTCCATACAACCTGGAATGAATACATCTGCTATGcaaggccctcctcctcctcctacgtATATGCACATACCTCGGTACAGCACAAACCCTATAACTGTTACAGTTTCACAGAACCTCCCTTCTGGACAGTCTGTACCCAGAGCTTTACAAATTCTTCCTCCAATTCCAAGCAATCCTTATGGGAATCCTGGTTCTCTCTACATTAGGCAGACATCTCAAGGTTCTTCAGGACGACAGACCCCTACTCAGAGTACACAGTGGCATTCGTCACCACAAGGTCCAATTCCACATTATAGTCCACATCCACTACCTATCTACCCACACCAACCAAACTATCAACCTTCTCAGTATTCTCCAAAACAGCCCCAGATTCCTCAGTCACCTTTTCGATCACCACCTGCTTCTCAATGTCCTTCTCCTTTTGGCTCGCCTCAGCATCAAGTTCAGCCTACTCAAGTAGGCCATCAGAGTTCCCTTGTGTTTATGCCTCCTAGTCCTTCAACTGTGCTACCCCATTCATATCAACAAACACCCCAGACGTATCAAAAGCCAGGTGGACACTCTGTATCTTATCTCCCATATGGTGGACCTAGTTTATCTAAAGGCTCCATGAACAAGATAGAAATTACTGTTGAGCCTCCACAAAGACCTGGGACTGCAGTTAATAGAAGTCCTTCACCAATAAGTAGCCAACCATCCCAACGGAACCAGCACCCGCTGTATGCACCTGGCACTACTCCATCAGGTTCTCCTTCTAGAAGTATGTCAGGTCAACCCAAACCTCCTTACAGTGTTAATCCTGTATATATAACATATACGCAACCAACTGGACCGGCAGGTGTGCTCACACAGTCCCCACGAGTGATGGTATCTCAGCCAAatccagcagtttttaaaatcacagtagGCCGAGCACCAGCTGAGAACCTTTTAAATTTAGTGGACCAAGAGGAACGTTCTGCAGCACCAGAACCTATACAGCCCATTTCTGTTGTACCAGGATCTGGAGGTGAAAGAGGAAGCCATAAGTATCAGAGGAGTTCCAGTTCTGGATCAGATGACTATGCTTATACTCAAG CCTTGCTGTTACACCAACGTGCAAGGATGGAGAGGCTAGCAAAGGAACTGAAGCTTGAAAATGAGGAGCTGGAGAAACTTAAAAGTGAAGTGAATGGCATGGAACATGATCTCATGCAAAGGCGACTGAGAAGAGTGAGTTGTACAACCTCTATCCCAACA CCTGAGGAAATGACCAGATTGAGAAGCATGAACAGGCAGCTCCAGATAAATGTTGACTGTACACAGAAAGAAATTGACCTTCTTCAATCTAGAG GGAATTTTGACCCGAAAGCCACAAGCAATTTTTATGACCATATAGAGCCTGGTCCTGTTGTGCCACCAAAGCCATGGAAAAAAG ACCGTCAGAGCAACTCCAAGCAAGCTTTGCGATCACAACCAAGAGATGAAGACTTTGAAGGATCACCATGGAATTGTGACAGCTGTACATTTTTGAATCACCCAGCACTGAATCGCTGTGAACAGTGTGAAATGCCGCGGTATGCTTGA
- the TAB3 gene encoding TGF-beta-activated kinase 1 and MAP3K7-binding protein 3 isoform X3 — MAQSSQQLDMQVLHDLRQRFPEIPESVVSQCMLQNNNNLDACCRVLAQESNKYLYMEYHSPDDTRMNRNRLLHINLGIHPHTCYHGGDGAQLNGGRTLVHSSSDGHIDPQQTGGKQLICLVQEPHSAPAVVAASPSYNPFFMNDQNRNAATPPPQPPQQPSSIQPGMNTSAMQGPPPPPTYMHIPRYSTNPITVTVSQNLPSGQSVPRALQILPPIPSNPYGNPGSLYIRQTSQGSSGRQTPTQSTQWHSSPQGPIPHYSPHPLPIYPHQPNYQPSQYSPKQPQIPQSPFRSPPASQCPSPFGSPQHQVQPTQVGHQSSLVFMPPSPSTVLPHSYQQTPQTYQKPGGHSVSYLPYGGPSLSKGSMNKIEITVEPPQRPGTAVNRSPSPISSQPSQRNQHPLYAPGTTPSGSPSRSMSGQPKPPYSVNPVYITYTQPTGPAGVLTQSPRVMVSQPNPAVFKITVGRAPAENLLNLVDQEERSAAPEPIQPISVVPGSGGERGSHKYQRSSSSGSDDYAYTQALLLHQRARMERLAKELKLENEELEKLKSEVNGMEHDLMQRRLRRPEEMTRLRSMNRQLQINVDCTQKEIDLLQSRGNFDPKATSNFYDHIEPGPVVPPKPWKKDFKRKSFSVDRQSNSKQALRSQPRDEDFEGSPWNCDSCTFLNHPALNRCEQCEMPRYA; from the exons ATGGCGCAAAGCAGCCAGCAGCTTGACATGCAGGTACTCCATGACCTCCGGCAGCGTTTCCCTGAGATTCCAGAAAGTGTGGTATCTCAGTGCATGCTCCAG AACAACAATAACCTCGATGCTTGTTGTCGAGTTCTTGCACAAGAAAGTAACAAATACCTGTACATGGAGTACCACAGCCCAGATGACACCCGAATGAACAGGAATCGCCTTCTGCATATTAACCTGGGTATCCATCCTCATACCTGTTATCATGGAGGGGATGGTGCTCAACTTAATGGTGGCCGTACACTGGTACATAGTTCAAGTGATGGACATATTGACCCCCAACAGACAGGAGGTAAACAGCTCATATGTTTAGTTCAAGAACCACATTCTGCTCCAGCTGTTGTGGCAGCTTCTCCCAGCTACAATCCATTTTTTATGAATGACCAGAATAGAAATGCAGCTACTCCTCCTCCACAACCACCTCAGCAACCTTCTTCCATACAACCTGGAATGAATACATCTGCTATGcaaggccctcctcctcctcctacgtATATGCACATACCTCGGTACAGCACAAACCCTATAACTGTTACAGTTTCACAGAACCTCCCTTCTGGACAGTCTGTACCCAGAGCTTTACAAATTCTTCCTCCAATTCCAAGCAATCCTTATGGGAATCCTGGTTCTCTCTACATTAGGCAGACATCTCAAGGTTCTTCAGGACGACAGACCCCTACTCAGAGTACACAGTGGCATTCGTCACCACAAGGTCCAATTCCACATTATAGTCCACATCCACTACCTATCTACCCACACCAACCAAACTATCAACCTTCTCAGTATTCTCCAAAACAGCCCCAGATTCCTCAGTCACCTTTTCGATCACCACCTGCTTCTCAATGTCCTTCTCCTTTTGGCTCGCCTCAGCATCAAGTTCAGCCTACTCAAGTAGGCCATCAGAGTTCCCTTGTGTTTATGCCTCCTAGTCCTTCAACTGTGCTACCCCATTCATATCAACAAACACCCCAGACGTATCAAAAGCCAGGTGGACACTCTGTATCTTATCTCCCATATGGTGGACCTAGTTTATCTAAAGGCTCCATGAACAAGATAGAAATTACTGTTGAGCCTCCACAAAGACCTGGGACTGCAGTTAATAGAAGTCCTTCACCAATAAGTAGCCAACCATCCCAACGGAACCAGCACCCGCTGTATGCACCTGGCACTACTCCATCAGGTTCTCCTTCTAGAAGTATGTCAGGTCAACCCAAACCTCCTTACAGTGTTAATCCTGTATATATAACATATACGCAACCAACTGGACCGGCAGGTGTGCTCACACAGTCCCCACGAGTGATGGTATCTCAGCCAAatccagcagtttttaaaatcacagtagGCCGAGCACCAGCTGAGAACCTTTTAAATTTAGTGGACCAAGAGGAACGTTCTGCAGCACCAGAACCTATACAGCCCATTTCTGTTGTACCAGGATCTGGAGGTGAAAGAGGAAGCCATAAGTATCAGAGGAGTTCCAGTTCTGGATCAGATGACTATGCTTATACTCAAG CCTTGCTGTTACACCAACGTGCAAGGATGGAGAGGCTAGCAAAGGAACTGAAGCTTGAAAATGAGGAGCTGGAGAAACTTAAAAGTGAAGTGAATGGCATGGAACATGATCTCATGCAAAGGCGACTGAGAAGA CCTGAGGAAATGACCAGATTGAGAAGCATGAACAGGCAGCTCCAGATAAATGTTGACTGTACACAGAAAGAAATTGACCTTCTTCAATCTAGAG GGAATTTTGACCCGAAAGCCACAAGCAATTTTTATGACCATATAGAGCCTGGTCCTGTTGTGCCACCAAAGCCATGGAAAAAAG attttaaaagaaaatcattcTCTGTAGACCGTCAGAGCAACTCCAAGCAAGCTTTGCGATCACAACCAAGAGATGAAGACTTTGAAGGATCACCATGGAATTGTGACAGCTGTACATTTTTGAATCACCCAGCACTGAATCGCTGTGAACAGTGTGAAATGCCGCGGTATGCTTGA
- the TAB3 gene encoding TGF-beta-activated kinase 1 and MAP3K7-binding protein 3 isoform X1, whose protein sequence is MAQSSQQLDMQVLHDLRQRFPEIPESVVSQCMLQNNNNLDACCRVLAQESNKYLYMEYHSPDDTRMNRNRLLHINLGIHPHTCYHGGDGAQLNGGRTLVHSSSDGHIDPQQTGGKQLICLVQEPHSAPAVVAASPSYNPFFMNDQNRNAATPPPQPPQQPSSIQPGMNTSAMQGPPPPPTYMHIPRYSTNPITVTVSQNLPSGQSVPRALQILPPIPSNPYGNPGSLYIRQTSQGSSGRQTPTQSTQWHSSPQGPIPHYSPHPLPIYPHQPNYQPSQYSPKQPQIPQSPFRSPPASQCPSPFGSPQHQVQPTQVGHQSSLVFMPPSPSTVLPHSYQQTPQTYQKPGGHSVSYLPYGGPSLSKGSMNKIEITVEPPQRPGTAVNRSPSPISSQPSQRNQHPLYAPGTTPSGSPSRSMSGQPKPPYSVNPVYITYTQPTGPAGVLTQSPRVMVSQPNPAVFKITVGRAPAENLLNLVDQEERSAAPEPIQPISVVPGSGGERGSHKYQRSSSSGSDDYAYTQALLLHQRARMERLAKELKLENEELEKLKSEVNGMEHDLMQRRLRRVSCTTSIPTPEEMTRLRSMNRQLQINVDCTQKEIDLLQSRGNFDPKATSNFYDHIEPGPVVPPKPWKKDFKRKSFSVDRQSNSKQALRSQPRDEDFEGSPWNCDSCTFLNHPALNRCEQCEMPRYA, encoded by the exons ATGGCGCAAAGCAGCCAGCAGCTTGACATGCAGGTACTCCATGACCTCCGGCAGCGTTTCCCTGAGATTCCAGAAAGTGTGGTATCTCAGTGCATGCTCCAG AACAACAATAACCTCGATGCTTGTTGTCGAGTTCTTGCACAAGAAAGTAACAAATACCTGTACATGGAGTACCACAGCCCAGATGACACCCGAATGAACAGGAATCGCCTTCTGCATATTAACCTGGGTATCCATCCTCATACCTGTTATCATGGAGGGGATGGTGCTCAACTTAATGGTGGCCGTACACTGGTACATAGTTCAAGTGATGGACATATTGACCCCCAACAGACAGGAGGTAAACAGCTCATATGTTTAGTTCAAGAACCACATTCTGCTCCAGCTGTTGTGGCAGCTTCTCCCAGCTACAATCCATTTTTTATGAATGACCAGAATAGAAATGCAGCTACTCCTCCTCCACAACCACCTCAGCAACCTTCTTCCATACAACCTGGAATGAATACATCTGCTATGcaaggccctcctcctcctcctacgtATATGCACATACCTCGGTACAGCACAAACCCTATAACTGTTACAGTTTCACAGAACCTCCCTTCTGGACAGTCTGTACCCAGAGCTTTACAAATTCTTCCTCCAATTCCAAGCAATCCTTATGGGAATCCTGGTTCTCTCTACATTAGGCAGACATCTCAAGGTTCTTCAGGACGACAGACCCCTACTCAGAGTACACAGTGGCATTCGTCACCACAAGGTCCAATTCCACATTATAGTCCACATCCACTACCTATCTACCCACACCAACCAAACTATCAACCTTCTCAGTATTCTCCAAAACAGCCCCAGATTCCTCAGTCACCTTTTCGATCACCACCTGCTTCTCAATGTCCTTCTCCTTTTGGCTCGCCTCAGCATCAAGTTCAGCCTACTCAAGTAGGCCATCAGAGTTCCCTTGTGTTTATGCCTCCTAGTCCTTCAACTGTGCTACCCCATTCATATCAACAAACACCCCAGACGTATCAAAAGCCAGGTGGACACTCTGTATCTTATCTCCCATATGGTGGACCTAGTTTATCTAAAGGCTCCATGAACAAGATAGAAATTACTGTTGAGCCTCCACAAAGACCTGGGACTGCAGTTAATAGAAGTCCTTCACCAATAAGTAGCCAACCATCCCAACGGAACCAGCACCCGCTGTATGCACCTGGCACTACTCCATCAGGTTCTCCTTCTAGAAGTATGTCAGGTCAACCCAAACCTCCTTACAGTGTTAATCCTGTATATATAACATATACGCAACCAACTGGACCGGCAGGTGTGCTCACACAGTCCCCACGAGTGATGGTATCTCAGCCAAatccagcagtttttaaaatcacagtagGCCGAGCACCAGCTGAGAACCTTTTAAATTTAGTGGACCAAGAGGAACGTTCTGCAGCACCAGAACCTATACAGCCCATTTCTGTTGTACCAGGATCTGGAGGTGAAAGAGGAAGCCATAAGTATCAGAGGAGTTCCAGTTCTGGATCAGATGACTATGCTTATACTCAAG CCTTGCTGTTACACCAACGTGCAAGGATGGAGAGGCTAGCAAAGGAACTGAAGCTTGAAAATGAGGAGCTGGAGAAACTTAAAAGTGAAGTGAATGGCATGGAACATGATCTCATGCAAAGGCGACTGAGAAGAGTGAGTTGTACAACCTCTATCCCAACA CCTGAGGAAATGACCAGATTGAGAAGCATGAACAGGCAGCTCCAGATAAATGTTGACTGTACACAGAAAGAAATTGACCTTCTTCAATCTAGAG GGAATTTTGACCCGAAAGCCACAAGCAATTTTTATGACCATATAGAGCCTGGTCCTGTTGTGCCACCAAAGCCATGGAAAAAAG attttaaaagaaaatcattcTCTGTAGACCGTCAGAGCAACTCCAAGCAAGCTTTGCGATCACAACCAAGAGATGAAGACTTTGAAGGATCACCATGGAATTGTGACAGCTGTACATTTTTGAATCACCCAGCACTGAATCGCTGTGAACAGTGTGAAATGCCGCGGTATGCTTGA